In Neomonachus schauinslandi chromosome 6, ASM220157v2, whole genome shotgun sequence, a genomic segment contains:
- the LOC110589626 gene encoding olfactory receptor 13A1, with translation MKLWVESHLIVLEIPLSLRTMSNQTLVTEFILQGFSEHPEYHVLLFSCFLSLYSVALTGNILIILAITFNPGLHTSMYFFLFNLATMDIICTSSIMPKALEGLMSEESSISYGGCMAQLYFLTWSASSELLLLTVMAYDRYAAICHPLHYSTTMSKAFCSKLATGVWVLCAFNMAIHTGLMLRLNFCGPNVITHFFCEVPPLLLLSCSSTYVNSIMIVLADAFYGILNFLMTIVSYGFIISSILKMRTAEGKKRAFSTCSSHLIVVCMYYTAVFYAYISPVSSYSAEKSKLAGVLYTMLSPTLNPLIYTLRNKEVKAALRKLFSFSRN, from the coding sequence ATGAAGCTGTGGGTAGAGAGTCACCTGATAGTCCTGGAAATCCCTCTCAGCCTAAGAACCATGAGTAACCAGACACTAGTAACAGAGTTTATCCTGCAGGGCTTTTCAGAGCACCCAGAATACCATGTGCTCTTATTCAGctgtttcctctccctctactctgtGGCCCTCACAGGTAATATCCTCATCATTTTGGCCATCACCTTCAACCCTGGGCTCCATACCTCCATGTACTTTTTTCTGTTCAACTTGGCTACTATGGATATTATCTGCACCTCTTCCATCATGCCCAAAGCTCTGGAGGGTCTGATGTCAGAGGAGAGCTCCATCTCTTACGGGGGCTGCATGGCCCAGCTCTATTTCCTCACATGGTCTGCATCCTCTGAGCTGCTCCTCCTCACAGTCATGGCCTATGATCGGTACGCAGCCATCTGCCACCCTCTACATTACAGTACCACAATGAGCAAGGCATTCTGCAGCAAGCTGGCTACAGGTGTATGGGTGCTCTGTGCCTTCAACATGGCCATCCACACTGGGCTGATGCTACGATTAAATTTCTGTGGCCCCAATGTCATTACCCATTTTTTCTGTGAGGTCCCTCCTCTGTTGCTTCTCTCCTGTAGCTCCACCTATGTGAACAGCATCATGATTGTCCTGGCTGATGCCTTTTATGGCATATTGAACTTCCTGATGACCATCGTGTCATACGGCTTTATCATCTCTAGCATCCTAAAGATGCGGACTgcagaggggaagaaaagagccTTTTCCACCTGCTCTTCCCACCTCATTGTGGTGTGTATGTATTATACTGCTGTCTTCTATGCCTACATAAGCCCTGTCTCCAGCTATAGTGCAGAGAAGAGCAAGTTGGCTGGCGTACTGTATACTATGTTGAGCCCTACGCTCAACCCCCTCATCTatactttgagaaacaaagaGGTCAAGGCAGCCCTCAGGAagcttttctccttctccagaaATTAA